The following proteins are encoded in a genomic region of Sorangiineae bacterium MSr12523:
- a CDS encoding 2Fe-2S iron-sulfur cluster-binding protein, with translation MAVSLVGAGHLALARSPKFHRPRGPSCLRAACDGCLARVDGVPNVMTCMVAARDKMEIKSQNTLGSRNVDLLQMTDWFFPQGMNHHELFAGVFGLDKVMMAFARRVAGLGKLPSDVAPPRPAQRRQADVVVVGSGPSGMLLALELVARGRRVEVVDDAVTFGGSALALGVAGDEWRKLRERFEAAVRDHKVRLRLSTTAGGIFKDDLLVVGPEGGEVIEARAVVLATGAHDGVLAFEGNDLPGVMSARAALGFLAHGVTVGYRIAVVVTEGGGPFGESYAEALRKMAPEEVSVTVLKGEPISASGGSVVKEVAVRKGKSTKSIRADALVLDAPRAPAYELLSQAGADLEHRAYGFVPRPDFGGKIRDRFWAVGEAAGTALELTALGEEAARVASLVD, from the coding sequence TTGGCCGTCTCGCTGGTTGGCGCCGGGCATCTGGCGCTGGCGCGCAGCCCCAAGTTCCATAGACCGCGCGGTCCGTCGTGCCTTCGTGCCGCCTGCGACGGTTGCCTCGCGCGGGTGGACGGCGTGCCCAACGTGATGACCTGCATGGTCGCGGCGCGCGACAAGATGGAGATCAAGTCGCAGAACACGCTGGGGTCGCGCAATGTCGATCTCCTGCAAATGACCGACTGGTTCTTCCCGCAGGGGATGAACCATCACGAGCTGTTCGCCGGCGTGTTCGGGCTCGACAAAGTGATGATGGCGTTCGCCCGCCGCGTGGCCGGTCTGGGCAAGCTGCCCAGCGACGTGGCTCCACCGCGCCCGGCGCAGCGCCGGCAGGCCGATGTGGTGGTGGTGGGCTCGGGGCCATCGGGCATGCTGCTCGCGCTCGAGCTCGTGGCGCGCGGACGCCGGGTGGAGGTCGTCGACGACGCGGTGACCTTCGGCGGATCGGCGCTGGCGTTGGGCGTGGCGGGCGACGAATGGCGCAAGCTCCGCGAGCGCTTCGAAGCCGCGGTGCGCGATCACAAGGTGCGGTTGCGTCTTTCGACGACGGCGGGCGGCATCTTCAAAGACGATTTGCTGGTGGTCGGACCCGAGGGCGGTGAGGTCATCGAAGCACGCGCGGTGGTGCTCGCGACGGGCGCGCACGATGGCGTGCTGGCCTTCGAGGGGAACGATCTTCCCGGTGTGATGAGCGCGCGCGCGGCGTTGGGGTTCCTCGCTCACGGTGTGACGGTGGGCTACCGCATCGCGGTGGTGGTGACCGAAGGCGGCGGTCCTTTCGGCGAGTCCTACGCCGAGGCGCTCCGCAAAATGGCACCCGAGGAGGTGAGCGTCACCGTGTTGAAGGGCGAGCCCATCTCTGCGAGCGGCGGTTCCGTCGTGAAAGAGGTGGCCGTGCGCAAAGGCAAATCGACGAAGTCGATCCGCGCCGATGCCTTGGTTCTCGATGCGCCGCGCGCCCCCGCGTACGAGCTTCTGTCGCAGGCGGGCGCCGATCTGGAACATCGCGCCTATGGCTTCGTGCCGCGGCCTGATTTCGGCGGGAAGATTCGCGATCGCTTTTGGGCCGTCGGCGAAGCTGCGGGCACCGCTCTCGAGCTAACGGCGCTGGGTGAAGAAGCCGCGCGTGTGGCGTCACTCGTCGATTAG
- the nadD gene encoding nicotinate (nicotinamide) nucleotide adenylyltransferase has product MTSESARELVAVFGGSFNPPHIAHVMTVLVVLSTHPVDRVVVIPTFAHPFAKQLAPYEDRVRMIELAMAGIARVEISRIEETLGGESRTLRTLEHLQSEHPSWNLRLVMGADVLAETPKWYAFDRIAKIAPPIVLGRAGFESSAAPTPILPAISSTDIRAKVGQGRWSDLEPIVPRTVLEYIREHALYEHGH; this is encoded by the coding sequence GTGACATCGGAGTCTGCACGCGAGCTCGTCGCCGTCTTCGGCGGGAGCTTCAACCCGCCGCACATCGCCCATGTGATGACGGTGCTGGTCGTGCTGAGCACCCACCCCGTCGATCGCGTGGTGGTCATCCCGACCTTCGCGCATCCCTTCGCGAAACAGCTTGCTCCCTACGAAGATCGCGTTCGCATGATCGAGCTGGCCATGGCCGGCATCGCCCGCGTCGAGATTTCGCGCATCGAAGAGACCCTCGGGGGCGAAAGCCGCACGTTGCGCACGCTGGAGCATTTGCAGAGCGAACACCCTTCGTGGAATCTCCGCCTGGTCATGGGCGCCGATGTCTTGGCGGAGACCCCCAAGTGGTACGCGTTCGATCGCATCGCCAAGATTGCGCCCCCCATCGTGCTCGGCCGTGCCGGCTTCGAATCATCGGCTGCACCCACGCCCATTTTGCCGGCCATCTCGAGCACGGACATCCGCGCGAAGGTCGGGCAGGGTCGCTGGTCCGACCTCGAACCCATCGTCCCCCGCACGGTGCTCGAGTACATCCGCGAGCACGCGCTCTACGAACATGGCCATTAA
- a CDS encoding DUF2520 domain-containing protein — translation MAIKKKLSVYIFGAGKVGVALANALRRAGVRVTLRAARAGIPGRRIDADLLILTVRDRDLTPTASRFAEARIVSRTTGCVHVAGAQRAEVLEPLRAVSAGIAQMHPMISFASLHRFPALTGGHVHLQGDPGAIAPARRLIKVLGMTARTFPDLDPVGYHAAAGLVANGAAALAAVGVRVLATAGVPPEVAPQMLGPLLHSVADNVMQLGFPDALTGPVRRGESQSVSRHLEVLRARLPDAVPLFVAAGLAQLPLARALGEAPRASFDAIEAVLRDAANMAPTPSTASVFTSSTARE, via the coding sequence ATGGCCATTAAGAAAAAGCTTTCCGTCTACATCTTCGGCGCCGGCAAAGTCGGCGTCGCCCTCGCGAATGCCCTCCGCCGCGCCGGCGTCCGCGTCACCCTTCGCGCAGCACGCGCCGGCATTCCCGGGCGCCGTATCGATGCCGATCTTCTCATTCTGACGGTGCGCGATCGCGATCTCACGCCCACCGCATCGCGCTTCGCCGAAGCCCGCATCGTCTCGCGCACCACGGGATGCGTGCATGTTGCAGGTGCCCAGCGCGCCGAAGTCCTCGAGCCCCTGCGCGCTGTCTCTGCGGGCATCGCGCAGATGCATCCCATGATCTCCTTCGCCTCGTTGCATCGCTTCCCCGCGTTGACCGGTGGACACGTACACCTGCAAGGAGATCCGGGCGCCATCGCCCCCGCCCGCCGCCTTATTAAGGTGCTCGGCATGACCGCACGCACATTCCCCGACCTCGACCCCGTTGGTTACCACGCGGCCGCGGGGCTGGTCGCCAACGGTGCCGCTGCACTGGCAGCCGTGGGTGTCCGGGTGCTGGCAACCGCCGGCGTACCCCCCGAAGTGGCGCCCCAAATGCTCGGCCCATTGCTGCACAGCGTTGCGGACAACGTTATGCAATTGGGCTTTCCCGACGCCCTCACTGGTCCCGTCCGCCGTGGAGAATCCCAAAGCGTTTCGCGGCATTTGGAGGTACTTCGCGCCCGCTTGCCCGATGCCGTTCCTCTCTTCGTGGCCGCGGGTCTCGCCCAATTGCCATTGGCTCGCGCCCTTGGCGAGGCCCCCCGCGCATCCTTCGACGCCATCGAGGCGGTGCTTCGTGACGCAGCGAATATGGCACCTACCCCGTCCACTGCATCGGTGTTCACCTCTTCGACGGCCAGGGAATAA